The genomic DNA CCCAAGGAGGAGGATACATCCGtgttctgctctctgctcctcaCTGGAGAACCACTGTGGTCACTTATTCCAGCTCGGATCTTCGGCGAAACAATTAGCTCTGTGAACTGTTCCAGGCGACCGTAGGGCACAGACGGCGAAATTGATGCTgcacaataataaaaaagcagaaaaaaacgtgTTCAGAAATGCTGTCAATTGACATGAACAGATCCTTTACTGAGTCAACTTTACTTGCTAAAACCCTAGAGTGTTCTAAGGGTTATcacataatgacattttatatttttggtcATAAAGTTCTCAAAGACAATGTTTCCTCTCATGAATTTCCTATTTTTTTATAAGCAAAggcatatatataaacagactATTTGctacagacaaaaaataataattattgcaTTAACTACTACTGACCTATTCGGATGTAGATGGCTGTGTGGCTGTCCACCCACACAGGAAAGACAGCATCTTGGAACACCACTCTGATCTGATCTAACAGCTGCTGCTCAAGTGCAGCACCGTGAAGCTCCTGGAGgtatgaaacagaagaaaataatgCTTAATAAATTCTTCTTTAAGTGATTTGGTGTCACAACCCCCGATGGCTCCTCTAATTGTAATTAGAGAGTGCATTTGAACATAATGTATACTTTTACATGAAGACTTTTACATTCCTCATTACTGTAAATCAATGTTCACCCACCAGGATCTCCCAGTCATCCGATGACAGAGGCTCCACAAACACTTGATGCACTGATGAGACCTGGTGACATGGTCTCAGGAAGCCCtgagagaaaaaccaaacaatcagTCTGCCAATAAACACACCTAGTCACCCCTGAAGAGCAACTGACAATTAAATCTCAAAAGATTCAGGATCATGTCATAAAGGATGTCATAAAGAGATAACTATTTATTAGGGAGACAtagcacaaaataaatattcaacTGTAGAGCCCTACCTGCTCTCCATCTTTCAGGCCAAGCTTTTCTCCCAGTTGCCGACACAGCTCCACTTTGTGACTGTCAAAGCTGGAGGAGGCTCTGTTTGGAGTCCAGCTGAGGTACAGTGGAGACCCATGGCCCCAGGACAACTCCAAAGCTTGGTTCTGAAACACGGTTAAAGCACAAAGTTTTTGCTGTGGTTAGGCCTGTCACGAAAATGACATTATCGTCTTATCGTAcgataaatgaatatgaaatcaataatttttattgacctcaataatagccattgtgtctacatgcatgGTTTTAACATAAGAATGACTGTCAACAACtagtttggtctataaaatgtcagaacatGCCTTCaaattgtttgtctttgtatggGCCTTAAGGCACGTCTAAACTTCGCATAACATTTATCTAACGCAAAgaccaagctcacatgattcagtatcaataAATGgttcttaaaatgacgataatactgtttatcgcaatcatttctgggacaatatattgtgcgACTAAAAGACGTTGTCGTGACAGGCCTAGCTGTCGTATTATCAAACGTCTGTATCGTGATCACTTTACTTTTCCCTGCCAGCAAACGGTCTCTCCTCAATTTCAGGCCCTTTTACACGAGCGAGGGAGGAAAGCTCATTCAAGTGCCATGGGAACTCTTCCGTGTACGCTCCTTGAAAATCACACCACGCAGCTGTCATCTGCAGGATGGGGTTCGATATAGATTTTTATAAAGATGCTAATATCCATAGCATAACAGAACACAGAAGACATTACAGTAATTAATAAGAATGGATTGGGCATTCGCTCATTCTCCTGCTCCATCTCTCATGTAATGCTCTGTCACCACCAAGTGAGACTGCAGGAGAACTACTGCAAAAACGTTTGTGTCAAAATGGAAACCAAAAGTGAAAATACTAACTATCACACTGCTGAAATTTTTGATAAGACAGTATTTCACACATCTGTTTGACGACATGTTATTCTTTACTATCGCTTCGTCACTGACCCCAAGCAGACAGGGTTAAATCTGTCATTGCTCAACTCCTGACAGCACTCAATTCTTTTGCCCCCCCATCTCTTGGCAGATATGTTGTTTCTCACTGGCTTATTGGCTACTGTAAAGcttgatcaaatcaaattagcTAACAGGTCGCTGGGACATATGATGGAGCAAAAAACCTCCCTGCACGTTTCTCTTTGCCTTTTATTTATGCTAATGGAAAAGCATTATGAGCCTAATAGCATATACATATAAAAGAGTAATACTGTATAGCGAAGTGCAGAAGATAACTGGTGTCAGAAACTACCAGACAGCGAAATGATTCCGTTAAGAATATTGTAAACACACCGTCACAGACGCACGctgacagaagacagaggacacTGACAGCTGCACAGCGAGCTACAAGCTAAATTACCTCGTTCAGGGAAAGGTGAGATATCAGCTTCGGGGGGAGGTGAAgaaagctgttttttgtgttgttaaaaacaacagttacGGGTTGAATGCCCTGGTTATTGAACATCATTTGCACATTAGCCCGAATAGCTCTGTGACCACAGCGCAGGCTGCTCCGCTAACGTTCAATGTGCAACAGGTTCGTGTAGTCGAGTCGCTCGATGTCTCTGTGCTCAGCCAGACCAGAGCAGCCGATgttgagatttatttttcaaaataagatatGGCACGCAGACCAGGCTATGAACGTAAAGCGTGTAGGATAGAGAATgagctcttattttgaaagtgagCCAAACGGAGGATCATTTCCGCAAACATGGCGGCGCCTGAAGACAAAATTCCGGGCTGTTGGGTCGCTCCGGAGGTTTATAAACACCACGAACAGCGAAGAGTTTGTATATCGAGACCAAAGTACAGGGAGGGAAGGAACGCGAAAGCGGTTAAGGTAAGAAAATGCTCTATATCTGCTCAATATCCGCAAGGACAACACAATGGGTCTTGAGCGATGAGACACGCTTGCTAGAGGGGAATAAACTGACTATgcaaataatcaatatttacaCTATTCTAATTGTTATCCACCCTGCGCAAACATTGTCATTGGCATACCAAAGTTTCTCGATATTTTGGTACCCCAGCCAAGTATGTTGAGGACATTGCAGAACAAGTGTCATCATTTGTCTTGTGCATTATCATTACAGGTATACACCATCAATTTAGAGTCCCGTTACCTGATGGTCCAAGGGGTCCCGGCCATTGGAGTGATGACCGAACTGATCCAGCTGTGTGCCCTGTATGGAGCTGTGGAGGAGTACCGGCCCCTGGATGAGTATCCTGCAGAGGACTTCACCGAGGTCTACCTGGTCAAGTTCCAGAAACTCACAAGCGCCAGGTTCAGTATCTGACTCAAACTGTGTTCGTTATACTTTAGTGGCAAAGTTGAAAGGTTctgaacaaatatatatttttttggtttaaaaatgtctttttcagaGCAGCCAAACGGCGAATGGATGAAAAGAGTTTCTATGGTggtgtgctgcatgtgtgctACGTCCCAGAGTATGAGAGTGTGGAAGACACCAGGTCAAAACTGCTGGACCGAAGGAGATATATAATGAGGGCCGCTCAGAATAAAGGTACACTTTAACATCAAATATAAACTTACTCTTCCAATAAAttaatgatagatagataggacTCCTGAAAAAGCAAAATagctttttatttgtatttttaatagcTAAAATGACAAATCAATTTAAACCttgatattatattttttgtctctAATTTTAAAGTTAGAGAAAGGGAACAGAAGGAGACGGGGAATGAGGAGCCCACGACATCAAAGACAGCCACCACATCAGAAAAGATCATCTCCAGACGTGATCGAATGACAAATAATGACAATAGAGGAGAGAATTCAAACTTCAGCCATTATTCAGGCTTTCCTCTGCTGCCATTACCACCCCAGGAAC from Scophthalmus maximus strain ysfricsl-2021 chromosome 22, ASM2237912v1, whole genome shotgun sequence includes the following:
- the rbm48 gene encoding RNA-binding protein 48, translated to MAAPEDKIPGCWVAPEVYKHHEQRRVCISRPKYREGRNAKAVKVYTINLESRYLMVQGVPAIGVMTELIQLCALYGAVEEYRPLDEYPAEDFTEVYLVKFQKLTSARAAKRRMDEKSFYGGVLHVCYVPEYESVEDTRSKLLDRRRYIMRAAQNKVREREQKETGNEEPTTSKTATTSEKIISRRDRMTNNDNRGENSNFSHYSGFPLLPLPPQEHPYYGHKTQHGTIPTEDKMGTLHNAIINTKQQPAQGLSFSQTSSDRESGTEQRLTPNPASVVRFVPRTTNLENRKRKKEDVPEDTHTDVSGKSEPLIGPKLPEPPKLDMEDESLNTTVSLIRSTMKQVGSVPDIKPVEKKIKPRRRI